In Amblyomma americanum isolate KBUSLIRL-KWMA chromosome 8, ASM5285725v1, whole genome shotgun sequence, the DNA window AGCAAGATGAAGAACTGGTCAGCGTCGAAGCCGCCGCATCTGACCGCGATGCATCGACGACAGTGGTACTGGCCGTCGCGGCtacgagaaaggaatctgcgcatCGTTGTCGCGTGTTTCACATTGGAGCGACTGGGAGCAAGCTGGTTTCCGAGACTTCCGTCTCTAAAAGCGAGGCACACGCTATTTGCCTCTTCAACGGAAACTTGCTCAGCCTAGGCGAAGACGGGTCGCTGGGCGGTCGCAAGCTGCCAGTCACGGCCCCGGACCTGAAGAAGGCGGCGACCACATTGGCGGCGTTCGACGACACTAGAGTCCTCGTCGGCCTCGGGGACAGGATGCTCGTCTGGAACGTCAGGTTCGGAACGCTGGAGTCATCAAGGACGCTTGAAGCCCAGGCGGTGAAGCGCTGGGGCCTTGTGCGGACCGAGGCGTGTTTCGTGACCAGCGCCGGCAACCACAACGTGATGTGCGCGTCGGTGAAGCTCGGTCGACCGACGCTGTGCCAGGCAGTCGGGCTCGGAGCCGGGGTCGAAGGGAGCGTGCCCACGGCGTCTGTGGTCGCGGCGCAAATCTGCGCCTGGGAAACCGAGCATGTGGCAGAGGCGTTGGCGCCGGTGAGTTGGTGTTCACAACGGAGCATTACCTGCCCCATGAAAGTTCATTTCCTTCTCAAAACTTCGACGAACATATCATAAATGGGAGCTTTTGTAATCGCTCCCTCTCAAGGATACCCCCTATCGGTTTTCTTGCCATTAACATTCAATTCCAAGGTTCACTGGTAGCCTCTAGGTTTCCAATACTTCCGTTTTGAGGGTGTCATGAGTTTCTGTTCGTAACCTGATAGTAGCAGCTAAATGCTTTGCAAGGATATTCTCCTGGTAATTTCTttctcatgatccagatctgcTCTGTAGTTGAGCTGTACTTAAAACATCCAATATTTCACTGTTTATCATAAACTGGTTTCCTTTCTCCGGCTGTCGGGCAGCGGTTTTGTTTTCACAATAATTTTTGAGCAATTTTTGCCCAAGAAACTCCCAGCCATCACTCCCCTCTTTGGGGCAAACGAGAGAGACTTTGGAAGAAAGGCCAGTGCATTCTGAACTCTGAGGATGCACCCatggtaatgatgatgattttttatgGTGGAAAGGCAGCTTTGGCGAAAGAGGGCCATGGCACGGGGTGTTTTTTAGTCTACAAAAGATGGGGTTTAAGGCCCATTTTACAAGCACTTCTCCCAAGTTAAGGTGAGCACCAGAAAatggaaaagcttgtacccattgtatctcAGATGGGTGCccagtggcactggggatcgaacctcacACCTCCTCCATGCAAAAAGGACACAGCCATCCTACGTGGCACAAGTGAAATGCCAGAATGAAAAGGCAGAAATGAGATGGTCTGACCTGCACCCCAACAGATATGCTATGTTGGCATTAATGCCCTGTTCAAATCAAAGGCTAAACATGctatttcagttttgttttatgcggTTCAACAGCCGAGAgccactcgggctatgagggatgctgtagtggagcgctccggataatttcgaccacctggagatctttaacatgcactgatatcgcacagtacacgagcctctagcatttcgcttccattaaAATGCGATCGacatggccgggatcaaacccgcatctttcgggtaagcagccgagcaccataaccgctgagccaccgtgaTGACATATGCTATTTCGTTATCTGGTATGCTTAGCTCCCTCTAAGGCAGTTCTCGAACTGGGTTCCACGGGGTTCCTTGGGAGGGCTTTTTGGGGTTCAGGACCTGAATCCATGCACGCCTCAACCCTCACCTTTCCTTTACCTGCTTTATTCTGGGACTAATCACATTGCGGTTGTTCATTGCACACTGTTTCACTGTACAGTCTGTCATTGTTAATTGAACCTGGACATTTTTTGAACGTCCATGTGTATGCATGCTCCGTTTTTCATGCATGTTGGGCAGGAAGGGATGGAAGTGAAGACACATGGGGGTTTTTCAACACCTTTTGAAAGCTGCTGGGAACCCCTGAGGCTAAAAAAACCCCAGTTCTAAGGCTTGCTTTGGTCTGCTTCATGTACGTCTATAAAGGCCCTCTGAAAACGGCCTGTGTGCGCTTGCTTGATGCAACTGGTCTGTCGTATTCCGGTGGGCTACACCGCTAAAagttcacttgccacatagcgctaaacagacacgtacgcagggagacaaacaggacaagCGCCCGTCCAAGTGAACCGTCACCAACTCTCCCAAGCTTCCATTCGGCTAAAAGTCTTCTGTTGCACATCATTTCTGTCTCAAGTGTTAGCGGCCATTCTGGGAACACCGGGGCATAAATAAACGCACTAAGTGCCAATAGCATCTGTACTTTATTACAGCTGCAAGTGCAATTCATGGTAGTCTGGACCAAAGCTAGTCAAggtacaattttttttaatagccGAGCTCCAAAATGCCCCTCAAAAGTCAGAAGTTGGCACTTTGCATGTGTGTTTCTTCACGCTGTGACCTGCTTTCTGCTCTGTTTGTAGTACTCTAATAACCTCACTACGGACTACCATGAACCGAACTTGCAACTGTATAGGCATCAACACGCTTGCCTGAAGTGCTTATCTGCTGCCCTGCCATACGAAGGAAGTTAAATTTTTAAGCACGTACTCGTCTCCGGAAACAATGCTTGCACAAGAGCAAATATGCATAGCGATGTAGTTTGCCTCCGTAGTTGCACTGTACCATTTATAGAACAGCTGCTCCGCAGCACAGCATTCTTGACAATTGTGCTGATAACTGAACTGTGCTTTAGTGCATTTGTAAGATGGCACTTAATGTGTGCATGCACCTTCCAGTTCTGCCCCAGTTTTTTTAGCTGGTTTCCGGATGCTTTCTTGCCAGCTAGCCCATCGGTGCATTTTTGCAGCTGGATGCACACATGGCAATGTTTGTAATGGCCTGAAGCACAATTCGGAGCATGCTGCACAAAGTAGCTAAGCTTGTTAGTAACTTACAACTGAGGGCTTAAACTGAAAGTGCTCACTCTGGGATCCATACTGTACACTGTTCATTCAGTGtttgtgaagaaaaaaatgcatgctgtaCATTTTTCACTTCAAGGTGAAGTGCACCCTGTCACTTCCACTGCTGTATTGCTGGCAAAACTCAACGAGTGCGACTACACTTGGTTTCGATTCAGGCTTTAAAATTCAGAGGGATTCTTTTGTTTGAATTGTCCAGATGCAAGCATGTTGTGGATGCAAAAGCAAAGTTTGTGGTTACAAACTTGTTTTTGTCCTTTCATAATTGTATTCACgtggagggctccgcataatttcgaccacctggagatctttaacatgcactgatatcgtacagtacatgagcctctagcatttcgcctccattgaaatgcggtcgacatggccgggatcgaacccacatctttcgggtcatcagcagagcaccataactgcTGTACTGAAGGGGTAGATGTAGCCCCACTTCTCCTATTGAGGCACCTATACCTTCCCTGATGGGACTTAATGTTCAGAGCATATGGCTCAGGTTCTAGTTTGCATAAATAAGCGACGCAGTAACTATGCCATAAAATGTTGCCAGGTGATAATTTTTGTAGCCAGTTGTCAATGTCATGTAATTCTAACAAATTTTTCGTCCTTTTGCAGTAAGATTTATCTAGACTCTACTTTCAGGGTTCAGACAGCTGTGGTGCTTTGCGCACTTGGTTATATACGAAGCTCCAACAATAAACCGGACTATACTTCACTTTTTCGCTTGTTTGCTCAATCGGGGAGGTGGCTCTGTTCAATTCATGTACAGGGTGCTGCTTTATGCAACTTACTCAATACAGTTTAGATTTATTATAAGTGTAATTTGTGTGAAGGGAGAccaaaatgcatgaaaggaaaTACcacgcctaagggaagggataaaggagggagtgaaagaagaaagaggtgctgtagtggagggctgcagcataattttgaccacctggtaaCCTTTATTGTATTAAATTTATAGTAGAATTTAAGAATCTGTTCGAAAATTTGTATGCAGAAGTAACTAGGAGCTAAGTACATGTTTGATAGATCTTCACCTGTGGTGCACTTTTCGTAACCATCTTCAAATATATTATTTGCAGGTTGCTGACACAGTGCCGGAGCGAGACCTAGTTTCACTTTTAGGCCGGCTGTTCCGAAAAGGTTCAACACCTGCTCCAGGCTCTGCTGAGATGTCCGTACTCCACAACGTGCTGCGATGCCCGCACACATGCACAACACTGACACAGTGCCTCCACGATGTCTTGTCTGTGGAACAGGCCACAGCTCTGATCATTTACCTCCTCAGCTTGCTTGAAAACTACTCCATGGCTGACCTGGAGGAAATGCCACTGACAAAAGTGATGGACTGGCTGGCATGCCTTTTGGACGCTCACTTCAACCACTGGGCACTAGACACTGGACCACTAGCCATTGGCGAGCTGTTGGACAGACTGGCTGTGGCAGTGTCGAACATTCGTGAGCTGTTCTGTGACCTGTGCGAAGTGGAACAGTGGTTGTTGGTCATATTGAAAAAGGTGGACACATTGCAATTTGAAAGCCGCAGCCCATACGCAATTGTGCCGTTTGAAATATGAAGGCCTTGCTGAGTGGCCTTGTTGGGGCGCTAGCAGACAAGACTGGGGCATTCTGTGCCGGACAatccagacacacacacacatgttgACTGTGCATCATCGGAAGTGCCACCTCATCAGATCCGGCAAGCATCACTCGTGGCTATCAAAGATAGCTGTGAAATAAAAGTGCTTAAAAATGTCATCTGGCTGTTGTGCTTTAGCCTTCTCTCTCAGCAGCTCACTTTGCTTCACAGCTCAAGTGGTGACTGAAAACACCGTGAGTACAAGAAGTCGGAAGTATTTTAGGTTTTCAGTGAATATCATGTGCTGTTGATTTTATGGAATATGGAAAGAGAATAGGAATGGAAAAGTTGCTGTAAATTTTGTTGAAGAAAATGCGTGTGAACAATGCATGCGCTGCTGATAAAGAGGTAGAGAGTTTTTGGTAAATGGCCTTTTCAGCCTTGTACCACTATACGAgtaatacccttgtcacacgggcactcctaACCGCGGTTATCGAAACCGTGGTTACCGCAAACCGTAGTTGCTGCTGTTCACACGGCAGAACCGACCACGGTTAGCCCGCTAACCGCAGTTAGCACAAACCGAGCTTGGCAACCTCGGTTTCGTCGTTCAAACcgtaaacatggcggcgcccatgccaGTGTCATGCGTTTCGAGTCAAGAGTCTCGGGCCGATATGAAGAGAGTGTCGTGGTCGCACCATGCGACGATGACATTGATACGGCTCTGGGAAGAAAACTTGCCTGCTCTGCGTGCATGCTCGAGAAACGCGCGTATTTACGCGTCGATTTCAGCGGAGCTGAGTGCTGGGCTTCACGGCGAGGGGCCGTATACCTCCAAGCAGGTCCGCCAAAAGATAGATAACCTGCATAAGAAGTATCGGTAAGTAAAGTTGCAATCTCTATGCATGCTGCTTTCGAGTGCTGGTCTGTGGTTTGAACGCTGCGTAGCGGCATGCAGCCGTGAGGGGGCTCTAGCTTAGTGCGAGCTTTGTGTGGttcaccacaacaacaacaaaaaaaaaaaacgtgaggcCTAGGCTCCGCTTGATGCACGAAAAATTGCGATCCGCGTTTCTTTTCGTTTAAGACACATGACTGGTGTGTACCTGTTCCAACTTGACACCCGCAGTGCTAATGTAATTACGCTGCTGTTGCGTCACCAACAGTGCGCTGTCATTGCCACTATCGTCGCATCTTTTCGCTACGTTCACAGTATCACTGAAATTCCACATGCCAGCTGAGCATTGGTTTGATTTTATACGGCAGATACATTCATTTACTgaaggttttctttttcagtgaaatggcagttttggattttttttatttgcatatgTGCAGTAGTGGTAATTCTTATTCCAGGAAGATCAAGCGCACTGGCACCACCACCGGCTCAGGCGGACAAGACTGGCCGTTCtattggcacctccaccagtttCTGGGATCGCTCCCAATGAATGATGAGATGTTGATCGAAGAAAACGTGGAGGTAGGCTGTGATTTACATTTCCTCAAATAGCATGCTAAAGGGTAATTTCGCACACTGTTGTAACAAATGCAGATTACAATACTAGATTGTGGGTTTAAGATTGTATGAGCTGTTTACATGCTAATGTCAGCGAGTTTTTATTGTAAACACATAGTTGTtgacaagggtagacgtgcgggctagtttaGTTGATGGCTTATGCTTCTTTGAACAGTGAGGAAGACTGACGCAGAcaggacacacacacagcgtaAACTTTAAGCTGTTTATTCTTGAAATCGACATGTGTAAACACATGGCTTGATGTGCTCGAGATGGCAAACAGGTACAATGCGGAAGAAAAATTATCCTAATCGTGTTTTCCGCGCCTTGCCAACTACGAAAGTTCTTTGCCTGGTAAAGCAAGAGATCAGCCGGAGCTGTGATATAAGACACTGTCGTGTCCCATTAATATGATAGCCACTAATATGAACAACTTGAGATATAGTGTTTTATTGGGTACCAAACGTCTTCAATGTATTAGGAGCCTGGTAATATGGAAACTCATTTGCATGGATATGGAGGGTGGAAAGGCTCGGAACCCATTTTGGCCCATGTATTTTAGTTGTGTTAACATGTACAGCAACATAAAGGAAACACTGCTGATCCAGCTATGCATTTCTTGTTTTCACCGCAGAACAGAATTGAAATGCAGTGAAAAGTGCAAATGAAggattatttttcattttatgcTTAATGAGGGCCAAGCTACTCTTGACATTCCTTTCCATTCGCCCATTGCATGCAGCTTTTACTGAATTGAAACCCATATTTTACAGCTGTCAGCAAAATGGGCATAGATATGTACTTGTGGATAGTGGAGAGAGAATGTTTGCTGTGGGAAAGACATCATCATGCCTGCAAATGCCCTTGTGCCTTTCAATGATTGATAGGCACAAAGCATagtatacttgaaaaaaaaaggacaagttaTGTCGCACCTCAAGAATGGAAGGCCAGATGCGACAGTATTAATGTCTTTGCCTAGCCGCTGCATCGGCCTCTGTGTTTCCAAgaaattttatattattttcaACACCATTGGCCGGCCAACGCCATTACAGGGTACAACATATGTATTGTTGAGCATAACATAACAGGAATGCAGGCAATAGATTTCAGTGCCAATTCTTTATTAGATGTGGCTGGAGCTTAAGAAGGCTATTAACACACTCATTCTGCATAAGCATTTTGTGCTCACGTGCAGTgtcaatattttttcatttgtaaTGCAGTGAGTTTGTACACTCAACACCAGTTATGGGTGCAAGAGAGCACGATAAAGTTGATTCTTGCCTCCAGTAAGTATTGCACAGCATAGCAAGAATTGCATCCTAGGAACAATGCTATATGTTATGTGGTTGTCTTGTGCAGGTGCCAGTGGTGGCTGAAATGCCTGAGGATGCGGAGCTCGTGTCATGGGGAAGACTCGCATTTGCTGAAAATGATGCAACTGCAAGTGAGCCTTTGATAGGAAATGAGGCGACCAAGACCAGCAGGTTGAATACCACTGCTGCTGATGTTAGCAATAGAGCACTGAGCAGCTCTGCTGACCCTGGGCCAAGCAGCATTTCCCCAGCCAGAAAGAGACAATCGTCATCTGCAGTGCAGCAACTGCTACACTTTCATAGTGAAGAGTCGAAAAGATCTTTAAAGGCAGCCAAGAAAAATAGAAAACTGCAAAAGAAAGTAGTGGAGCTCCTGCAGGAGTCCAACAACATTCAGAACAAAATGGTTGACATGATGGGGGacttcttggctgaaaaaaagaaataaaaacaaatgtgcacattatcATCATCTTGTGATGTTGTATCATGCTTGTTTTGTGCAACAGTGCACCACTGAGCGTACTGCACATTAATTTCATGCATAAAATCCAGTCTTCTATCGCAACACACAACACTGATGGCATATTTCAATTTGAAGCAGCAATGTGTTTTGCTAAGGCATCCCGAACTGCCACCCCTGGTGCATCACATCGGCTGCTGGTGCATACTGGCTGAGGGCGCCGCTGCTCTTCAGCCTGAGCTGCATCGAGCCAAGCCACATCACAGCGATCGGACATCTGCTCACATATATTGTGCAGTACGCAGGCAGTACGAATGGCAGTGGTCACGTTGTGTATGTCGCACTCTAGTCCCTTCAACAGCATGCGGAACCGGGCCTTCAATCTTCCGAACACATTTTCCACAACGCGCCTTGCAGATGAAAGGTGATAGTTAAATGACTGTGTCGGAGATCCTAGTGCACCCGGTTGCAAGTAAGGCTTCATCATGTGTGTCTGGAGAGGAAACGCTTGGTCGGCGAGCAGGACAGGCCCAACTGGCACGCCATCAAGAATTTTTACTTCTCTGCTGAACAGCTCGCTGCTCAACAGTTGCGGGAGCCTTGAGACTTGAAATACACCAGCGTCGTGATTCCTACCTGGCGCACCAGCATTGACGTACAGCAATCTGTACTTGTGATCGGCCACTGCCAAAAGAATGACACTATACCATCCTTTGTAGTTGAAGTAGTCGACTGCGTTTTTTTTAGGTgggcacacctcgatgtggcatccaTCTAGGGCGCCTACgccttgcggaaatccagtcactgCAGCAAACTGGCACATGTGCTCGGCCAACTCGTGAGCTCTCGGGAACATCACAAACTTCGGTTCCaatagcagcacaacagcatggcAGAATTCCCAGAAAATTTCGTTTACTGTGGACCTGCCCACACCGAAAGCGTTGCTGACGCTTCTGTCTTCGCCCGACGTGGCAAGACGGTAAAGGCCGATTGCAACACGTTTGTGCAGCGGTACAGCCTTTCGCATGTTTGTGTCTTGTCTTCTCATGCTCTCGCATGCGGTCACAATGTACCTAAATGTACTGCGATTCACCCGGAAATGCGTCCTGAATTCGCTGTCTGGAAGGTGAGGCACCGTCGTCTCGTACCAAGAGTTCCCTCTCGGGTACGCCCACAACCTCCGCTCGCGTGGACATAACTGCACAATAGCAGCCTCGAGCTGGCGGCACCTCATCTCGGCACATCGTCGCTCCTCCTCCGTCCGCTCAATTTCGGCTAGGAGCGCTATAAGCTGAACACGCTGGCGCTGAAGGGCAGCCTGTTGCATCGTAAACATTAGCCAGAATTCATCTTCACGCTGTCGATTTTCGGAAGCCGGTTCGCTCGCAGCCATCGTAGGCGCTGCGATCCCGTTGCGTCTGGATAATAGCGTCTGCTGCTCGAATCCTGTGGGCACAAGCAACGATGCACGCAAAAATGAACTCGTACAAACCACGCAGGTACTGCGAGGGTCGTGAGCGGAAACGCGGGAGAGCCGGCCGTAGTTGGCTACTATAATGTCTACAAAGCCGACTAGACCCAGTGTTAAAAGACTGCGCTTAGTAAACGGCGTCATATTGATGTTCATGCGCACTGAAGTTACCTGCAGCTGCTACACACGCATAGTCAAGCAAATAAAAATGCCGCAAATTGCTATTAAGCAATTTTTCagaaacaaatactgcaaatgttgtaattttagttATGTCGAAGTGGGAAACACGTGATCATGGTCAAGTCGTCGAGTGGTGGGACTAATTTCTGTATGGCAGGGGTGGTTTGACGGTTTTctttaaccgcggttaagtcgtCTAACCGCAGTTAAGCGTAACCGCGGTTAcaatgcccgtgtgacaagggtattacATTCGCTAAAAATCAATGGAGAGCTTCAGCACATCCGTACGGCCAATGAGGTATTGCGTTGCCGTGGTTGCTTGGCTGTATTTGCCGTGCGGTCGTTGTTACCGTAGCTAGCATATTTACATATGCTATAACTCTCCATTACTAGTTGGTTACGCAAACTAACGTACGATAAAGTCACCCACTTTGTTCTAGAGGGCGCTAGCTATTGCAATGACTCGAGGGGCCTTGCGTCTAGTGGGCGTGGCGTGACGTAAGCGTCAGTAGGACTTCCGGCGCTGCCCGTTTTGTTGTGTCGTGAGGGGAAGCCGACATGCGCAGTGTCAGAGTGTGCTCATGGTTGTAACTTGTCCACGCCGTCTTGGGCGTGCTTCTCAGTTGCGCAAGTAGCATTTGGTCAACTTGCACTGTCAGGGACATCCCCCTCCACCCCATCTAGTCAGTAGCGTTCTGCGCTTTTGTAAGATAAAAGACATTTCGCACCTTCGCTATGTATCGCTACGTCGTTTTCCTGTCGCTGTTTCTGGCGGCGATGTGTTGCCTCGTCGTTGCGCACAGTAAATACAGTGAAGCCATGAACCGAGCCGGGCCACCGCCCAACCCAAACGCCGAAAAGAAGCCGTTTCGCATGCACAAACTCAACTTGCTTTGGGAGAAAGCTCAAAAGGTAAGCGCGGCCTCCGAAAACTTTTTCAGCCCTGGGTTCAACGGGGTTTTTCCCGGGCATCTTGCGTCGGCATTTTTCTTTGCCGTGCTGTGTCATCGCTATTGCCGCCcactttcagtaaaaaaaaaaaacagctttattCGGCTGTTAATTGTGCTGTAGATAGCTACGCGGGATGCTAATTAACCTCTTTACGGACTTTGTGAACACGAAGAAtgagtaacgactttggagagtTCGTTAACCGGCATGCGTTGTCTTCTCTGCAGGACTGTAGCATCAAGTCTTGACATTATAAATTGATGGGAATGCCCGAAACTTCTGGTAGTGCCCGCTCTTATCTCAAGTGTATACCCACTCGTTTCACTCATACAGGCCTCTTGAATTGAGGGTCGAAAGAGCGTTATTGTTGGAAGCGAGTTGTGTTTACGCTGACGAATGCATTTCGCTGATAAACCTAGCGTCTTTTTATTTGTTAATTATTTATTAACAGAGGTTAAGCGACGCCAAGCTCAAAGGCCTCTTCGCTGACCTCAAAGTTCAGGACAAGGAAGAGCTTGCATGGAAGAAAATGATGGGCCAAGACAAGGATGGCCTCAAGGAAGCTGAACTCAGGAGTAAACTCAGAGGTACACTTTATCCTTTTCTGAGGACTTCACAACACACATGCACAGCGCATGGATGAAGAAATTCTCTACGAATGCTGTTTGCACTCTGTTTTCTGAGATGATTTGCAGTGACAAATGTATGTGAA includes these proteins:
- the LOC144100995 gene encoding uncharacterized protein LOC144100995, with the protein product MTSIGEPFPLTTVTNEADAFRTFCVQPGPTDTSVVVTQGQLSASLLELEGRPFKLRTWNTSHAEPFTCPVVYDALRSKYVAASKSSLLILPQQDVNEAAAATTREKIALPSRVFAVMHRNSSEPLIVLNSGVCATLTELQASEKGETKRVCEQDEELVSVEAAASDRDASTTVVLAVAATRKESAHRCRVFHIGATGSKLVSETSVSKSEAHAICLFNGNLLSLGEDGSLGGRKLPVTAPDLKKAATTLAAFDDTRVLVGLGDRMLVWNVRFGTLESSRTLEAQAVKRWGLVRTEACFVTSAGNHNVMCASVKLGRPTLCQAVGLGAGVEGSVPTASVVAAQICAWETEHVAEALAPVADTVPERDLVSLLGRLFRKGSTPAPGSAEMSVLHNVLRCPHTCTTLTQCLHDVLSVEQATALIIYLLSLLENYSMADLEEMPLTKVMDWLACLLDAHFNHWALDTGPLAIGELLDRLAVAVSNIRELFCDLCEVEQWLLVILKKVDTLQFESRSPYAIVPFEI
- the LOC144100993 gene encoding uncharacterized protein LOC144100993; translation: MAAPMPVSCVSSQESRADMKRVSWSHHATMTLIRLWEENLPALRACSRNARIYASISAELSAGLHGEGPYTSKQVRQKIDNLHKKYRKIKRTGTTTGSGGQDWPFYWHLHQFLGSLPMNDEMLIEENVEVPVVAEMPEDAELVSWGRLAFAENDATASEPLIGNEATKTSRLNTTAADVSNRALSSSADPGPSSISPARKRQSSSAVQQLLHFHSEESKRSLKAAKKNRKLQKKVVELLQESNNIQNKMVDMMGDFLAEKKK